The Fusobacterium sp. IOR10 genome has a segment encoding these proteins:
- the rplQ gene encoding 50S ribosomal protein L17 gives MNHNKSYRKLGRRADHRKAMLKNLTISLVREERIETTVTRAKELRKFLDRMVTLGKKGTLADRRRAFAFLRDEEAVAKLFNDLAPKYAERNGGYTRIIKTSVRRGDSAELAIIALV, from the coding sequence ATGAATCATAACAAATCATATAGAAAGTTAGGTAGAAGAGCAGATCACAGAAAAGCTATGCTTAAAAATTTAACTATCTCATTAGTAAGAGAAGAAAGAATAGAAACTACAGTTACTAGAGCTAAAGAACTTAGAAAATTCTTAGATAGAATGGTTACTTTAGGTAAAAAAGGAACTTTAGCTGACAGAAGAAGAGCTTTTGCATTCTTGAGAGATGAAGAAGCAGTAGCAAAATTATTCAATGATTTAGCACCAAAGTATGCAGAAAGAAATGGTGGATATACTAGAATAATTAAAACTTCTGTAAGAAGAGGAGACTCTGCAGAATTAGCTATTATAGCTTTAGTTTAA
- a CDS encoding DNA-directed RNA polymerase subunit alpha gives MLKIEKHARGIQIKEVKEDEFKGQYIIEPLYRGYGNTIGNALRRVLLSSIPGAAIKGVRIDGVLSEFSVIEGVKEPVSDIILNIKEIVVKTESVGERKMTLSVKGPKIVTAADIIPDIGLEIVNPEQVICTITTEREIDMEFLVDVGEGFVVSEEIDRKNWAVDCIAIDAIYTPIRKVSYAIEATMVGRVTDFDKLILNIETDGSVSIRDAVSYSVELLKLYLNPFLDLGNRLEYLREDIEEEEEEEENSEKDNNMLDTKIEELDLTVRSFNCLKKAGIEEVGQLAKLSMADLLKIKNLGRKSLDEILEKMKELGFDLNQNEYSE, from the coding sequence ATGTTAAAAATTGAAAAACATGCTAGAGGTATACAAATAAAAGAAGTTAAAGAGGATGAGTTTAAAGGACAATATATTATCGAGCCTTTATATAGAGGGTATGGAAATACAATTGGTAATGCTTTAAGAAGAGTTCTTCTTTCTTCTATACCTGGTGCTGCTATAAAAGGTGTAAGAATTGATGGAGTTTTAAGCGAATTTTCAGTTATTGAGGGAGTGAAGGAACCTGTTTCTGACATTATTCTTAATATTAAAGAAATAGTAGTAAAAACTGAATCAGTTGGAGAGAGAAAAATGACTCTATCTGTTAAAGGCCCTAAAATAGTTACCGCTGCTGATATAATACCAGATATCGGTCTAGAAATAGTAAACCCTGAACAAGTTATTTGTACAATAACAACTGAAAGAGAAATAGATATGGAATTTTTAGTTGATGTTGGAGAAGGATTTGTTGTTTCAGAAGAAATAGATAGAAAAAATTGGGCTGTAGATTGTATAGCTATAGATGCTATATATACTCCAATCAGAAAAGTTTCGTATGCAATAGAAGCTACAATGGTTGGTAGAGTAACAGATTTTGATAAACTAATTCTTAATATAGAAACTGATGGAAGTGTTTCTATAAGAGATGCAGTCTCTTATTCAGTAGAACTTTTAAAACTATATTTAAATCCATTTTTAGATTTAGGAAATAGATTAGAATATTTAAGAGAAGATATAGAAGAAGAAGAAGAAGAAGAGGAAAATTCAGAAAAAGATAATAATATGCTTGATACAAAAATAGAAGAACTTGATTTAACAGTTAGATCTTTTAATTGTTTGAAAAAAGCAGGGATAGAAGAAGTTGGGCAATTAGCTAAGCTAAGTATGGCAGACCTTCTAAAAATAAAAAATCTTGGAAGAAAATCTCTTGATGAAATTCTTGAAAAAATGAAAGAATTAGGATTTGACCTTAATCAGAATGAGTATTCTGAATAA
- the rpsD gene encoding 30S ribosomal protein S4 produces MARNRQPILKKCRALGIEPIVLGVNKTSKRGFRPNANRKPTEYAIQLREKQKARFIYNVMEKQFRKLYEEATRKEGVTGLILIEYLERKLENVVYRLGFAKTRRQARQIVSHGHIAVNGRKVNIASYRVKVGDVVSVIENSKNLDLVKEAVEAGAVPAWLELDKAAFAGKVIQVPTKEDLDFDINESLIVELYSR; encoded by the coding sequence ATGGCAAGAAATAGACAGCCTATATTAAAAAAATGTAGAGCACTTGGGATTGAACCTATAGTTTTAGGAGTTAATAAAACTTCAAAAAGAGGATTCAGACCAAACGCAAATAGAAAACCTACAGAATACGCAATACAATTAAGAGAAAAACAAAAAGCAAGATTTATATATAATGTAATGGAAAAACAATTTAGAAAACTTTATGAAGAAGCAACAAGAAAAGAAGGGGTAACTGGTTTAATATTAATAGAATACCTTGAAAGAAAATTAGAAAATGTTGTTTACAGATTAGGTTTTGCAAAAACTAGAAGACAAGCTAGACAAATTGTTTCTCATGGACATATTGCAGTTAACGGAAGAAAAGTAAATATAGCATCTTACAGAGTTAAAGTTGGGGATGTTGTTTCTGTAATAGAGAATTCTAAAAACTTAGATCTAGTAAAAGAAGCTGTTGAAGCAGGAGCTGTTCCAGCTTGGTTAGAGCTTGATAAAGCTGCATTTGCAGGGAAAGTTATTCAAGTTCCAACTAAAGAAGATTTAGATTTTGATATTAATGAATCTCTAATAGTTGAATTATATTCAAGATAA
- the rpsK gene encoding 30S ribosomal protein S11 — protein MAKKVAKVKKKLKSIPSGIAHIHSTFNNTIIAITDLEGRVVSWKSGGTSGFKGTKKGTPFAAQMAAEQAAQAAIENGMKKVEVKAKGPGSGREACVRSLQAAGLEVTKITDVTPVPHNGCRPPKRRRM, from the coding sequence TTGGCTAAAAAAGTAGCTAAAGTTAAAAAGAAATTAAAAAGTATTCCTAGCGGAATAGCTCATATACATTCAACATTCAATAATACAATTATCGCTATTACTGACCTAGAAGGAAGAGTAGTTAGTTGGAAATCAGGTGGAACTTCAGGGTTCAAAGGAACTAAGAAGGGAACTCCATTTGCAGCTCAAATGGCAGCTGAACAAGCAGCTCAAGCAGCAATTGAAAATGGAATGAAAAAAGTTGAAGTTAAGGCAAAAGGACCTGGATCAGGAAGAGAAGCTTGTGTAAGATCTTTACAAGCAGCTGGATTAGAAGTTACTAAAATTACAGATGTAACACCAGTTCCACATAATGGATGCAGACCACCAAAAAGAAGAAGAATGTAA
- the rpsM gene encoding 30S ribosomal protein S13: protein MARIAGVDIPRNKRVEISLTYIYGIGRKTSQNVLTQAGVDFDTRVKDLTEEELNKIRGIIDGLRVEGDLRKEVRLAVKRLLDIRCYRGLRHKMHLPVRGQKSKTNARTVKGPKKMVKR, encoded by the coding sequence TTGGCTAGAATAGCAGGAGTAGATATCCCTAGAAATAAGAGAGTTGAAATATCATTAACTTATATTTATGGGATTGGAAGAAAAACTTCTCAAAATGTTTTAACTCAAGCAGGCGTTGATTTTGACACAAGAGTAAAAGATTTAACTGAAGAAGAATTAAATAAGATTAGAGGAATCATCGATGGCCTAAGAGTTGAAGGAGATTTAAGAAAAGAAGTTAGATTAGCAGTTAAGAGACTTTTAGACATTAGATGTTACAGAGGATTAAGACATAAAATGCATTTACCAGTAAGAGGACAAAAATCAAAAACTAATGCAAGAACAGTAAAAGGTCCTAAGAAAATGGTAAAAAGATAG
- the rpmJ gene encoding 50S ribosomal protein L36 — protein MKVRTSIKPICDKCKVIKRHGKIRVICENPKHKQVQG, from the coding sequence ATGAAAGTAAGAACATCAATTAAACCTATTTGTGACAAATGCAAAGTAATCAAGAGACATGGTAAAATAAGAGTTATATGTGAAAACCCTAAGCATAAACAAGTTCAAGGATAG
- the infA gene encoding translation initiation factor IF-1 translates to MSKKDVIELEGTILETLPNAMFQVKLENGHTILGHISGKMRMNYIKILPGDTVTVQISPYDLSRGRIVYRKK, encoded by the coding sequence ATGTCAAAGAAAGATGTTATCGAATTAGAAGGAACTATTTTAGAAACCCTTCCAAATGCGATGTTTCAAGTTAAGTTAGAAAATGGACACACAATACTAGGTCACATATCTGGAAAAATGAGAATGAATTACATCAAAATTTTACCAGGAGATACAGTAACTGTTCAAATTTCGCCTTATGATTTATCAAGAGGAAGAATAGTTTATAGAAAAAAATAG
- the map gene encoding type I methionyl aminopeptidase, translating to MAIVIKTMEEINKIKEANQIIARLYENILPKNIKPGVSTKELNKIIEDYIISQGAIPGTIGVPGIYEPFPAGACISVNEGVVHGIPSENIILKDGDIVSIDTVTILDGYYGDAAITYPVGEIDDKSKKLLEVTKKSREIGIEAAIVGNRLGDIGHAIQKYVESEGFSVVRDYAGHGVGKAMHEDPCIPNYGRKGRGLKIENGMVLAIEPMVNEGSYKINMLDDGWTVVTKDGKRSAHFEHSIAIVNGKPLVLSKLD from the coding sequence ATGGCAATTGTTATAAAAACAATGGAAGAAATCAATAAAATAAAAGAAGCAAATCAAATAATAGCTAGACTTTATGAAAATATATTGCCTAAGAATATAAAACCAGGAGTCTCAACAAAGGAATTAAATAAAATAATAGAAGACTATATAATATCTCAAGGGGCTATTCCAGGAACTATAGGAGTTCCTGGAATATACGAACCTTTCCCAGCTGGGGCTTGTATATCAGTAAATGAAGGGGTTGTACATGGGATTCCTAGTGAAAATATTATTTTAAAAGATGGAGATATAGTAAGCATAGACACTGTAACAATATTAGATGGATATTATGGGGACGCTGCAATAACTTATCCTGTTGGAGAAATTGATGATAAATCAAAAAAATTATTAGAGGTAACAAAAAAATCAAGAGAAATAGGTATAGAAGCAGCAATAGTTGGAAATAGATTAGGAGATATTGGTCACGCCATTCAAAAATATGTTGAGTCAGAAGGATTTTCAGTAGTTAGAGATTATGCAGGTCATGGTGTTGGGAAAGCAATGCATGAAGATCCTTGTATACCAAACTATGGTAGAAAAGGAAGAGGCTTAAAAATAGAAAATGGAATGGTTTTAGCCATAGAACCTATGGTTAATGAAGGTAGTTATAAAATAAATATGTTAGATGATGGATGGACAGTAGTTACAAAAGATGGAAAGAGATCGGCTCATTTTGAGCATTCCATAGCAATAGTTAATGGAAAACCGTTGGTGTTAAGTAAATTAGACTAA
- a CDS encoding adenylate kinase: MNIMLFGAPGAGKGTQAKYIIEKYGIPQISTGDMLRAAVAAGTPMGLEAKACMESGKLVSDEIIVGIIKDRLSMEDCKKGFILDGFPRTLAQAESLEKLMNEMNISLDKVISLNVPDELIVGRVVGRRVCKSCGGSFHVEFNPPKKAGICDFCGEALVQRKDDNAETVENRLAEYHSQTAPLFDFYKERGAMEEIDGTMDIKEITKRIFEILG, translated from the coding sequence ATGAACATTATGTTATTTGGAGCTCCCGGAGCAGGAAAAGGGACACAAGCAAAGTATATTATAGAAAAATACGGGATTCCACAAATATCAACAGGTGATATGTTAAGAGCAGCAGTTGCTGCAGGTACACCAATGGGACTTGAGGCTAAGGCTTGTATGGAATCAGGGAAATTAGTTTCAGATGAAATTATAGTTGGAATAATTAAAGATAGACTATCAATGGAAGATTGCAAAAAAGGATTTATATTAGATGGATTCCCAAGAACTTTAGCTCAAGCTGAATCTTTAGAAAAATTAATGAATGAAATGAATATTTCTTTAGATAAAGTTATTTCACTAAATGTTCCAGATGAATTAATAGTAGGTAGAGTTGTAGGAAGAAGAGTTTGTAAATCATGTGGAGGATCTTTTCATGTTGAATTTAACCCCCCTAAAAAAGCTGGAATTTGCGATTTTTGTGGAGAAGCACTTGTTCAAAGAAAAGATGATAATGCAGAAACAGTAGAAAATAGATTAGCAGAATATCATTCTCAAACAGCTCCTTTATTTGATTTTTATAAAGAAAGAGGAGCTATGGAAGAAATTGATGGTACAATGGATATAAAAGAAATAACAAAGAGAATATTTGAAATTTTAGGATAA